In one window of Mus pahari chromosome 3, PAHARI_EIJ_v1.1, whole genome shotgun sequence DNA:
- the Nop56 gene encoding nucleolar protein 56 isoform X1 gives MVLLHVLFEHAVGYALLALKEVEEISLLLPQVEECVLNLGKFHNVVRLVAFCPFSSSQVALENANAVSEGVVHEDLRLLLETYLPSKKKKVLLGVGDPKIGAAIQEELGYNCQTGGVIAEILRGVRLHFHNLVKGLTDLSACKAQLGLGHSYSRAKVKFNVNRVDNMIIQSISLLDQLDKDINTFSMRVREWYGYHFPELVKIVNDNATYCRLAQFIGNRRELNEEKLEKLEEITMDGAKAKAILDASRSSMGMDISAIDLINIESFSSRVVSLSEYRQSLHTYLRSKMSQVAPSLSALIGEAVGARLIAHAGSLTNLAKYPASTVQILGAEKALFRALKTRGNTPKYGLIFHSTFIGRAAAKNKGRISRYLANKCSIASRIDCFSEVPTSVFGEKLREQVEERLSFYETGEIPRKNLDVMKEAVVEAEEAAAEITRKLEKQEKKRLKKEKKRLAALALASSENSSTPEECEEVHEKPKKKKLKPQXALQENGMEDPPVSLPKTKKKKAPKEELANDLEEMATSSVSAKRKKSSPKEEVASEPEEEAASPTTPKKKRKFSEEPEVAASFTKSSTKKKKKSQKAQED, from the exons ATG GTTCTGCTGCACGTGCTGTTCGAGCATGCGGTCGGCTACGCGCTGTTGGCGCTGAAGGAAGTGGAGGAGATCAGCCTGCTGCTGCCGCAG gtggAGGAATGCGTGCTTAACCTTGGCAAATTCCACAATGTCGTTCGTCTGGTGGCCTTTTGTCCCTTCTCTTCATCCCAGGTTGCCTTGGAAAATGCCAATGCTGTGTCTGAAG GTGTTGTTCACGAGGACCTCCGCCTGCTCCTGGAGACATACCTACcatctaaaaagaagaaagtacttCTGGGGGTTGGAGACCCCAAGATTGGTGCTGCAATACAGGAAGAGTTGGGGTACAACTGCCAGACTGGTGGTGTGATAGCTGAGATCCTTCGAG GAGTTCGTCTGCATTTCCATAATCTGGTAAAGGGTCTGACAGATCTTTCTGCTTGTAAGGCCCAGCTAGGGCTGGGACACAGCTACTCTCGTGCCAAAGTTAAATTTAATGTGAACCGAGTGGACAACATGATCATTCAGTCCATAAGCCTCCTGGACCAATTGGATAAAGATATCAATACCTTCTCAATGCGCGTCAG GGAGTGGTATGGGTACCATTTTCCAGAGCTGGTGAAGATCGTCAATGACAATGCTACATACTGTCGCCTGGCTCAGTTCATTGGGAACCGCAGGGAGCTGAATGAAGAGAAGTTAGAGAAACTGGAAGAAATTACGATGGATGGGGCCAAGGCTAAAGCCATCTTGGATGCTTCTCGGTCCTCCATGG GCATGGACATATCTGCTATCGACTTGATAAACATCGAGAGCTTCTCCAGTCGTGTGGTGTCTTTGTCAGAGTATCGCCAGAGCCTACACACTTACCTTCGCTCCAAGATGAGCCAAGTAGCCCCCAGCCTGTCAGCCTTAATTGGGGAAGCG GTAGGTGCACGCCTTATTGCTCATGCTGGCAGCCTCACCAACCTGGCCAAGTATCCAGCGTCCACAGTACAGATCCTTGGGGCTGAAAAGGCCCTGTTCAG AGCCCTGAAGACAAGGGGTAACACACCAAAATATGGACTCATTTTTCATTCCACCTTCATTGGCCGAGCAGCTGCTAAGAACAAAGGCCGTATCTCCCGATACCTAGCAAACAAATGCAGTATTGCCTCAAGAATTGATTGCTTCTCTG aGGTCCCCACAAGTGTATTTGGGGAAAAACTCCGAGAACAAGTTGAGGAACGGCTCTCTTTCTATGAGACTGGAGAGATTCCACGGAAGAACCTGGATGTCATGAAGGAAGCCGTGGTTGAG GCAGAGGAAGCAGCTGCTGAAATCACCAGAAAGCTGGAAAAACAGGAGAAGAAGCgcttgaagaaggaaaagaagcgaCTGGCTGCACTGGCCCTGGCCTCNTCAGAAAACAGTAGTACCCCAGAAGAGTGTGAG GAGGTACACGAAAAACCgaagaagaagaagttaaaaCCCCAGNAGGCCCTACAGGAAAATGGAATggaagatccacctgtctctctgcctaaaaccaagaaaaagaaagctccCAAGGAGGAGTTGGCCAATGACCTTGAAGAGATGGCCACTAGCAGTGTAAGTGCTAAAAGAAAGAAGTCTTCNCCTAAGGAGGAAGTGGCCAGTGAaccagaagaggaggcagcaagCCCCACCACccctaagaagaaaaggaaattttctgaggagcctgaAGTTGCTGCTAGCTTCACAAAGAGcagcacaaagaaaaagaaaaagtcccagAAAGCACAGGAGGATTAG
- the Nop56 gene encoding nucleolar protein 56 isoform X2: MVLLHVLFEHAVGYALLALKEVEEISLLLPQVEECVLNLGKFHNVVRLVAFCPFSSSQVALENANAVSEGVVHEDLRLLLETYLPSKKKKVLLGVGDPKIGAAIQEELGYNCQTGGVIAEILRGVRLHFHNLVKGLTDLSACKAQLGLGHSYSRAKVKFNVNRVDNMIIQSISLLDQLDKDINTFSMRVREWYGYHFPELVKIVNDNATYCRLAQFIGNRRELNEEKLEKLEEITMDGAKAKAILDASRSSMGMDISAIDLINIESFSSRVVSLSEYRQSLHTYLRSKMSQVAPSLSALIGEAVGARLIAHAGSLTNLAKYPASTVQILGAEKALFRALKTRGNTPKYGLIFHSTFIGRAAAKNKGRISRYLANKCSIASRIDCFSEVPTSVFGEKLREQVEERLSFYETGEIPRKNLDVMKEAVVEAEEAAAEITRKLEKQEKKRLKKEKKRLAALALASSENSSTPEECEGGDRC; encoded by the exons ATG GTTCTGCTGCACGTGCTGTTCGAGCATGCGGTCGGCTACGCGCTGTTGGCGCTGAAGGAAGTGGAGGAGATCAGCCTGCTGCTGCCGCAG gtggAGGAATGCGTGCTTAACCTTGGCAAATTCCACAATGTCGTTCGTCTGGTGGCCTTTTGTCCCTTCTCTTCATCCCAGGTTGCCTTGGAAAATGCCAATGCTGTGTCTGAAG GTGTTGTTCACGAGGACCTCCGCCTGCTCCTGGAGACATACCTACcatctaaaaagaagaaagtacttCTGGGGGTTGGAGACCCCAAGATTGGTGCTGCAATACAGGAAGAGTTGGGGTACAACTGCCAGACTGGTGGTGTGATAGCTGAGATCCTTCGAG GAGTTCGTCTGCATTTCCATAATCTGGTAAAGGGTCTGACAGATCTTTCTGCTTGTAAGGCCCAGCTAGGGCTGGGACACAGCTACTCTCGTGCCAAAGTTAAATTTAATGTGAACCGAGTGGACAACATGATCATTCAGTCCATAAGCCTCCTGGACCAATTGGATAAAGATATCAATACCTTCTCAATGCGCGTCAG GGAGTGGTATGGGTACCATTTTCCAGAGCTGGTGAAGATCGTCAATGACAATGCTACATACTGTCGCCTGGCTCAGTTCATTGGGAACCGCAGGGAGCTGAATGAAGAGAAGTTAGAGAAACTGGAAGAAATTACGATGGATGGGGCCAAGGCTAAAGCCATCTTGGATGCTTCTCGGTCCTCCATGG GCATGGACATATCTGCTATCGACTTGATAAACATCGAGAGCTTCTCCAGTCGTGTGGTGTCTTTGTCAGAGTATCGCCAGAGCCTACACACTTACCTTCGCTCCAAGATGAGCCAAGTAGCCCCCAGCCTGTCAGCCTTAATTGGGGAAGCG GTAGGTGCACGCCTTATTGCTCATGCTGGCAGCCTCACCAACCTGGCCAAGTATCCAGCGTCCACAGTACAGATCCTTGGGGCTGAAAAGGCCCTGTTCAG AGCCCTGAAGACAAGGGGTAACACACCAAAATATGGACTCATTTTTCATTCCACCTTCATTGGCCGAGCAGCTGCTAAGAACAAAGGCCGTATCTCCCGATACCTAGCAAACAAATGCAGTATTGCCTCAAGAATTGATTGCTTCTCTG aGGTCCCCACAAGTGTATTTGGGGAAAAACTCCGAGAACAAGTTGAGGAACGGCTCTCTTTCTATGAGACTGGAGAGATTCCACGGAAGAACCTGGATGTCATGAAGGAAGCCGTGGTTGAG GCAGAGGAAGCAGCTGCTGAAATCACCAGAAAGCTGGAAAAACAGGAGAAGAAGCgcttgaagaaggaaaagaagcgaCTGGCTGCACTGGCCCTGGCCTCNTCAGAAAACAGTAGTACCCCAGAAGAGTGTGAG GGAGGAGATAGGTGCTGA